A window of the Tachysurus fulvidraco isolate hzauxx_2018 chromosome 6, HZAU_PFXX_2.0, whole genome shotgun sequence genome harbors these coding sequences:
- the map2 gene encoding microtubule-associated protein 2 isoform X9, whose translation MADGRQPEDSASQWALPGTQDSSSPVGENGFSYRTCQPGAAHAAAAASYAKENGFNGDLPSGHEVTAEQVSARIVQEVTAEAVAVLKGEQELHPGTAVRLSSVEDSTNLPPSPPPSPAAEHFGPLEQDVGDEEEAGPLCRFQNSRERCKFLAPSISVSVPEDEPYYSDEEYYDHPLFSPEWTLSGSCPSGQAAAFSQIEEEETIEALSAAEEDENIAAAAALEEQEEEEEQWSGEEPEQEPISKLLEQAEVVVGAQTLPYLQAEDQAINAGPGARNGSTEEAERGECPGKAVKMDAEKPCGERATPVSTDFAQSEVKPEDLTSYQSVVPDTSLPSLSDTDAFAVSPNGQSNAKEPTVNPDQKEDSPVNIEKQAPTDAVSLDSSMSQTHVMQLLEVESTSTGDKQLDVIASAKSLEVPGTESASSDKQEGTMDKSGMSAYFETTTLKSEETRGQGEDYYELSTASDETKSAISSVPEISYSTLVQSQSIGEIPESQKGTEEQQKVLASSEKRDDCKLSPGKLALEQRSYSLNITIGAMDQSGGQGRPRNFSPLATDIMSYTSGSLDESTECIPVSPSVEKLPSFPPLILETSASVTTPSASPPHDTVADIKTTSPQPESPGSPLPNKFSYKNGAVMAQDLPEMLDLAGTRTRLMSDNTDPEIIRRKSVPADMPALVSDSLAHLFQGQRVTKSETQLEEHGYCVFSEYSGPMPSPADVHSPLDSPPTQIFNRMISEEKETIPNTSGQESPSSNVLKEDISPETEEEKDTREKMCKNNDAGAEQPSNQVKTFATPTVTVTLEGVKTDLDEEAKLAAEQEAEIADYERQIRKLEMEDRPLSVEEERELQELREKVKNKPDLVHQEAYEEVDAEDVYQLTGVAKDRIARPIKPSPTSSVESGTEEEKVPVDTEKTKQAQDGQKEEPAKLSPAESVEKPRKDQNLLQSDKENETIGEKSQLEIAMAEQAPVSTSVSQSKEEEIEVAEEPMEYMQAEKAGLDLPNVPEILEKVEPRKTEQDQSEVKQIETELVEKDDKPKVTHEEPKVVEKHEEPKVVEKHEEPKVVETHEEPKVVEKHEEPKVVEKHEEPKVVETHEEPKVVETHEEPKVVEKHEEPKVVEKDEEPKVVEKDEEPKVVEKDEEPKVVEKDEESKVVEKDKEDKGFEKDEEHNIVEKYEEPQSVQKEQEFKIAEKDEEPTVVEKHEEPKVVKDEEPTVAGKDEEPKVVKKDNEPSFVEKDEEPKVVENDEETRVVEKDEEPEVVDKHEETGLEKDEKTGLVKDKVEEHDELEGAGAAVQETIEPRAAIESIVTVEDDFITVVQTIDEREVPGHSVRFSTPPEEESPQMLRDEEEEEDSIEMAQEAEMEAASLEEVQDAPEAVQAPVCPPKEVPESECPTESYDDYKDETTIDDSILDSSWIDTQDDDKSMATEKIEPLPRILSPAKKPSTEKPVKQKPKSGRAKGRISTPERKPIWKDPGPVQKGDLKKKKAVIKKVEVTKKSENQSRSPSRKSVLKAAVRHPRATQHHICAKRKPTVSADGRLTFSSVRHSRDRASDGGSRSPEKRSSLPRPASILTRRAYTSEYEESSTSITSSGSTAPRRPTSFQTEVRAEHRTGRSASMTGTESVRSRSARSGTSTPRTPGSTAITPGTPPSTSCRTPGTPRTPGTPKSLSLLSQEQKVAILRTPPKSPVTGSKQLRVLNQPMPDLKNVRAKIGSTDNIKYQPKGGLIQISNKKLDFSHVQSKCGSKDNLKFSPLGGNVQIQSKKLDLSHVTSKCGSMDNIHHKPGGGNVRIESVKLDFKDKAHAKIGSLDNAHHVPGGGNVMVRGGHFPPGTLVSSPGPKTCMIESHKLMFRETAKARVDHGAEIVTQSSGLSPHQMSSSGSINLLESPQLATLAEDVTAALAKQGL comes from the exons ATGGCAGACGGTCGGCAGCCTGAGGACAGCGCCTCGCAGTGGGCATTGCCAGGGACCCAGGACTCCTCCAGTCCTGTGGGAGAGAATGGTTTCTCCTACAGGACGTGCCAGCCTGGTGCTGCGCACGCCGCCGCCGCTGCCTCCTATGCCAAAGAGAACGGCTTTAACGGTGACCTGCCCTCGGGCCATGAAGTAACTGCAG AGCAAGTGTCCGCGCGCATTGTGCAGGAGGTGACGGCCGAGGCAGTGGCGGTTCTGAAGGGAGAGCAGGAGCTCCATCCAGGCACAGCCGTCCGACTCTCCTCAG TGGAAGACTCAACCAATTTGCCACCTTCTCCACCTCCGTCTCCTGCGGCTGAGCACTTTGGCCCTCTGGAGCAAG ATGTAGGGGATGAGGAGGAGGCTGGGCCTCTCTGCCGCTTCCAAAATTCTCGGGAGAGGTGCAAGTTCCTCGCCCCCTCCATCTCAGTTTCAGTGCCCGAGGATGAACCCTACTACTCTGACGAGGAGTACTATGACCACCCCTTATTCAGCCCTGAGTGGACACTCTCGGGCTCGTGCCCTTCAGGGCAGGCCGCTGCCTTTAGCCAGATTGAAG AAGAAGAGACCATAGAGGCTCTTTCTGCAGCGGAGGAAGATGAGAAcattgcagcagcagcagctttagaggagcaggaggaagaggaggagcagTGGAGTGGGGAGGAGCCTGAGCAGGAACCCATATCCAAGCTCTTAGAGCAGGCAGAGGTGGTAGTCGGGGCCCAGACTTTGCCCTATCTGCAGGCAGAGGACCAAGCAATTAATGCTGGCCCTGGAGCTCGTAATGGGAGCACTGAGGAGGCAGAAAGGGGCGAGTGCCCTGGAAAAG CTGTGAAGATGGATGCAGAAAAGCCATGTGGAGAGAGGGCTACGCCGGTCAGCACGGACTTCGCTCAGTCAGAGGTGAAACCAGAGGATCTCACCTCTTACCAAAGTGTTGTCCCTGATACATCATTACCCAGCCTAAGTGACACAGATGCTTTTGCTGTTTCACCAAATGGTCAGAGCAATGCCAAAGAGCCCACGGTGAATCCTGATCAAAAGGAAGACTCACCAGTCAATATTGAGAAGCAAGCTCCTACAGATGCAGTTTCTTTAGACTCAAGTATGTCTCAAACACACGTGATGCAATTACTAGAAGTGGAATCTACATCTACTGGAGACAAGCAGCTAGATGTTATAGCAAGTGCCAAAAGTCTAGAAGTGCCTGGAACAGAGTCTGCTAGCTCAGATAAACAAGAAGGAACTATGGACAAGTCTGGAATGTCTGCTTATTTTGAAACAACCACACTGAAATCAGAGGAGACGAGGGGACAAGGTGAAGATTATTATGAGCTTAGTACTGCATCAGATGAGACTAAGTCTGCCATTTCCTCAGTTCCAGAAATTAGCTACAGTACCCTAGTTCAATCTCAGTCTATAGGTGAAATTCCTGAAAGTCAAAAGGGTACTGAAGAGCAACAAAAGGTTCTCGCATCATCTGAAAAAAGGGATGATTGCAAGCTCTCTCCTGGAAAGTTGGCCTTGGAGCAAAGAAGTTACTCCCTGAATATCACCATTGGGGCTATGGATCAGAGTGGAGGACAAGGGCGTCCCAGAAACTTCTCCCCATTAGCGACTGACATCATGTCTTATACCAGTGGAAGCCTTGATGAATCTACCGAATGCATTCCTGTCTCGCCATCAGTGGAGAAACTCCCCTCTTTCCCACCACTGATCCTGGAGACATCAGCCTCTGTCACCACTCCATCAGCTTCTCCACCTCATGACACAGTAGCTGATATCAAGACCACAAGTCCACAGCCTGAATCCCCAGGTTCTCCCTTACCTAATAAGTTCAGCTATAAAAATGGTGCTGTGATGGCACAAGATCTACCTGAAATGCTGGACTTGGCAGGTACTCGTACAAGATTAATGTCTGATAACACTGATCCTGAGATTATAAGAAGGAAGTCAGTCCCTGCTGACATGCCTGCCCTAGTGAGTGACTCCTTAGCCCATTTGTTTCAGGGTCAGCGAGTTACAAAAAGCGAGACTCAATTGGAGGAACATGGATACTGTGTTTTTAGTGAGTACTCTGGTCCCATGCCATCTCCAGCGGATGTTCACAGTCCATTGGATTCTCCACCAACACAAATCTTCAACAGAATGAtttcagaagaaaaagagaCCATTCCAAATACAAGTGGACAGGAAAGTCCATCATCTAACGTTCTAAAAGAAGACATTTCCCCAGAAACAGAGGAGGAAAAGGATAcaagagaaaaaatgtgcaaaaataatgaTGCTGGAGCAGAGCAGCCAAGCAATCAAGTTAAAACGTTTGCCACTCcaactgttactgttactctggAAGGCGTGAAAACAGATCTTGATGAAGAGGCCAAACTTGCAGCTGAACAGGAGGCTGAAATAGCTGATTATGAGAGGCAAATTCGCAAGCTGGAAATGGAAGACAGACCTTTAAGTGTTGAAGAGGAGAGGGAGCTCCAGGAGCTACGTGAAAAGGTGAAGAATAAGCCAGATTTGGTTCACCAGGAAGCCTATGAGGAGGTAGATGCTGAGGATGTGTACCAGCTTACTGGAGTTGCCAAGGACAGGATTGCTAGACCAATTAAAccatcaccaacatcatcagTGGAGAGTggaacagaagaagaaaaagtacCTGTTGACACAGAGAAAACTAAACAGGCACAAGACGGTCAGAAAGAAGAGCCCGCAAAATTGTCTCCTGCAGAATCTGTCGAGAAACCCAGGAAAGATCAGAACCTCCTACAATCTGACAAGGAGAATGAGACTATTGGAGAAAAATCACAACTGGAAATTGCGATGGCAGAGCAGGCTCCTGTTTCCACTTCAGTGTCACaaagtaaagaagaagaaatagaagTAGCTGAGGAACCTATGGAGTACATGCAAGCAGAAAAAGCAGGTTTAGATTTGCCAAATGTGCCTGAGATACTGGAGAAGGTTGAACCACGGAAGACTGAACAAGATCAGTCTGAAGTAAAACAAATTGAAACAGAGCTTGTTGAGAAAGATGACAAGCCCAAAGTGACACATGAGGAGCCTAAAGTTGTTGAGAAACATGAGGAGCCTAAAGTTGTTGAGAAACATGAGGAGCCTAAAGTTGTTGAGACCCATGAGGAGCCTAAAGTTGTTGAGAAACATGAGGAGCCTAAAGTTGTTGAGAAACATGAGGAGCCTAAAGTTGTTGAGACACATGAGGAGCCTAAAGTTGTTGAGACACATGAGGAGCCTAAAGTTGTTGAGAAACATGAGGAGCCTAAAGTTGTTGAGAAAGATGAGGAGCCTAAAGTTGTTGAGAAAGATGAGGAGCCTAAAGTTGTTGAGAAAGATGAGGAGCCTAAAGTTGTTGAGAAAGATGAAGAGTCCAAAGTTGTTGAGAAAGATAAAGAGGACAAAGGTTTTGAGAAAGATGAAGAGCACAATATTGTTGAGAAATATGAGGAGCCACAAAGTGTTCAAAAAGAACAAGAATTCAAAATTGCTGAGAAAGATGAAGAGCCCACAGTCGTTGAGAAACACGAGGAGCCTAAAGTTGTGAAGGACGAAGAGCCTACAGTTGCTGGGAAGGACGAAGAGCCAAAAGTTGTTAAGAAAGATAACGAGCCGTCGTTTGTTGAGAAAGATGAAGAGCCCAAAGTTGTTGAGAACGACGAAGAGACCAGAGTTGTGGAAAAAGATGAAGAGCCCGAAGTTGTTGACAAGCATGAAGAAACTGGACttgaaaaagatgaaaagacAGGACTTGTGAAAGATAAAGTGGAAGAGCATGACGAGTTGGAAGGGGCAGGGGCAGCGGTACAAGAAACCATAGAGCCCCGAGCTGCCATTGAGTCTATTGTAACCGTGGAAGATGACTTTATTACTGTGGTGCAGACCATTGATGAACGAGAAGTACCTGGGCACAGCGTACGTTTCTCCACTCCTCCTGAAGAAGAATCACCACAAATGCTTCgagatgaagaggaggaagaagactCTATTGAAATGGCTCAAGAAGCAGAAATGGAGGCTGCTAGCCTAGAGGAAGTCCAGGATGCTCCTGAAGCTGTACAGGCCCCTGTGTGTCCTCCTAAGGAGGTTCCAGAGAGCGAGTGTCCTACTGAGAGCTATGATGACTACAAGGATGAAACCACTATCGATGACTCCATCTTAGACAGCTCCTGGATAGACACTCAAG ATGATGATAAGAGCATGGCCACAGAGAAAATTGAGCCTCTTCCAAGAATATTAAGCCCTGCCAAGAAGCCCTCTACCGAGAAGCCAGTCAAACAGAAGCCTAAATCAGGCAGAGCCAAAGGCCGAATTTCCACACCGGAACGCAAACCCATCTGGAAAGATCCGGGACCGGTCCAAAAAGGGgatctgaagaagaaaaaag CTGTGATTAAGAAGGTTGAGgtcacaaaaaaatctgaaaatcagAGCCGTTCTCCCTCCAGGAAGAGTGTTTTAAAGGCCGCCGTAAGGCATCCTAGAGCTACCCAACATCACATCTGTGCTAAGCGGAAACCCACAG taTCAGCAGACGGACGGCTGACGTTCAGCTCGGTGCGTCATTCCAGAGACAGGGCGTCT GACGGAGGATCTCGGAGCCCCGAGAAGAGATCGTCTCTGCCTCGACCAGCCTCTATTCTGACTCGACGCGCTTACACTAGCGAATACGAGGAGAGCTCCACCTCCATCACTAGCTCTGGATCGACTGCACCACGCAGGCCCACAT CTTTCCAGACTGAAGTCAGAGCTGAACACAGGACAGGTCGATCTGCCAGTATGACAG GCACCGAGTCCGTGCGTTCCCGCTCCGCTCGCTCCGGCACCTCCACTCCCCGCACTCCCGGCTCCACGGCCATCACTCCCGGCACTCCTCCCAGCACATCCTGTCGCACCCCAGGCACCCCACGCACCCCGGGCACCCCCAAATCCCTCAGCCTTCTCTCACAGGAGCAGAAGGTGGCCATTCTTCGTACGCCTCCGAAGTCTCCTGTCACTGGATCCAAGCAGCTGCGTGTCCTCAACCAACCCATGCCTGACCTCAAGAACGTCAGGGCCAAGATCGGATCCACGGATAACATCAAGTACCAGCCTAAAGGAGGACTG ATTCAAATTTCAAACAAGAAGCTGGACTTCAGTCATGTGCAATCAAAATGTGGGTCCAAGGATAACCTGAAGTTTTCACCCCTTGGAGGCAAT GTTCAGATTCAATCGAAGAAGCTCGATCTCAGCCACGTGACCTCCAAGTGCGGCTCTATGGATAACATCCACCACAAGCCAG
- the map2 gene encoding microtubule-associated protein 2 isoform X3: MADGRQPEDSASQWALPGTQDSSSPVGENGFSYRTCQPGAAHAAAAASYAKENGFNGDLPSGHEVTAEQVSARIVQEVTAEAVAVLKGEQELHPGTAVRLSSVEDSTNLPPSPPPSPAAEHFGPLEQDVGDEEEAGPLCRFQNSRERCKFLAPSISVSVPEDEPYYSDEEYYDHPLFSPEWTLSGSCPSGQAAAFSQIEEEETIEALSAAEEDENIAAAAALEEQEEEEEQWSGEEPEQEPISKLLEQAEVVVGAQTLPYLQAEDQAINAGPGARNGSTEEAERGECPGKAVKMDAEKPCGERATPVSTDFAQSEVKPEDLTSYQSVVPDTSLPSLSDTDAFAVSPNGQSNAKEPTVNPDQKEDSPVNIEKQAPTDAVSLDSSMSQTHVMQLLEVESTSTGDKQLDVIASAKSLEVPGTESASSDKQEGTMDKSGMSAYFETTTLKSEETRGQGEDYYELSTASDETKSAISSVPEISYSTLVQSQSIGEIPESQKGTEEQQKVLASSEKRDDCKLSPGKLALEQRSYSLNITIGAMDQSGGQGRPRNFSPLATDIMSYTSGSLDESTECIPVSPSVEKLPSFPPLILETSASVTTPSASPPHDTVADIKTTSPQPESPGSPLPNKFSYKNGAVMAQDLPEMLDLAGTRTRLMSDNTDPEIIRRKSVPADMPALVSDSLAHLFQGQRVTKSETQLEEHGYCVFSEYSGPMPSPADVHSPLDSPPTQIFNRMISEEKETIPNTSGQESPSSNVLKEDISPETEEEKDTREKMCKNNDAGAEQPSNQVKTFATPTVTVTLEGVKTDLDEEAKLAAEQEAEIADYERQIRKLEMEDRPLSVEEERELQELREKVKNKPDLVHQEAYEEVDAEDVYQLTGVAKDRIARPIKPSPTSSVESGTEEEKVPVDTEKTKQAQDGQKEEPAKLSPAESVEKPRKDQNLLQSDKENETIGEKSQLEIAMAEQAPVSTSVSQSKEEEIEVAEEPMEYMQAEKAGLDLPNVPEILEKVEPRKTEQDQSEVKQIETELVEKDDKPKVVEKHEEPKVVETHEEPKVVEKHEEPKVVEKHEEPKVVETHEEPKVVETHEEPKVVEKHEEPKVVEKDEEPKVVEKDEEPKVVEKDEEPKVVEKDEESKVVEKDKEDKGFEKDEEHNIVEKYEEPQSVQKEQEFKIAEKDEEPTVVEKHEEPKVVKDEEPTVAGKDEEPKVVKKDNEPSFVEKDEEPKVVENDEETRVVEKDEEPEVVDKHEETGLEKDEKTGLVKDKVEEHDELEGAGAAVQETIEPRAAIESIVTVEDDFITVVQTIDEREVPGHSVRFSTPPEEESPQMLRDEEEEEDSIEMAQEAEMEAASLEEVQDAPEAVQAPVCPPKEVPESECPTESYDDYKDETTIDDSILDSSWIDTQDDDKSMATEKIEPLPRILSPAKKPSTEKPVKQKPKSGRAKGRISTPERKPIWKDPGPVQKGDLKKKKAVIKKVEVTKKSENQSRSPSRKSVLKAAVRHPRATQHHICAKRKPTVSADGRLTFSSVRHSRDRASTPNPTSLTKIPTCKTRASALPQPRLNSTCSYNKTSLLVEFEGPRPFSAGPQDSISINNLEKDGGSRSPEKRSSLPRPASILTRRAYTSEYEESSTSITSSGSTAPRRPTSFQTEVRAEHRTGRSASMTGTESVRSRSARSGTSTPRTPGSTAITPGTPPSTSCRTPGTPRTPGTPKSLSLLSQEQKVAILRTPPKSPVTGSKQLRVLNQPMPDLKNVRAKIGSTDNIKYQPKGGLIQISNKKLDFSHVQSKCGSKDNLKFSPLGGNVQIQSKKLDLSHVTSKCGSMDNIHHKPGGGNVRIESVKLDFKDKAHAKIGSLDNAHHVPGGGNVMVRGGHFPPGTLVSSPGPKTCMIESHKLMFRETAKARVDHGAEIVTQSSGLSPHQMSSSGSINLLESPQLATLAEDVTAALAKQGL; this comes from the exons ATGGCAGACGGTCGGCAGCCTGAGGACAGCGCCTCGCAGTGGGCATTGCCAGGGACCCAGGACTCCTCCAGTCCTGTGGGAGAGAATGGTTTCTCCTACAGGACGTGCCAGCCTGGTGCTGCGCACGCCGCCGCCGCTGCCTCCTATGCCAAAGAGAACGGCTTTAACGGTGACCTGCCCTCGGGCCATGAAGTAACTGCAG AGCAAGTGTCCGCGCGCATTGTGCAGGAGGTGACGGCCGAGGCAGTGGCGGTTCTGAAGGGAGAGCAGGAGCTCCATCCAGGCACAGCCGTCCGACTCTCCTCAG TGGAAGACTCAACCAATTTGCCACCTTCTCCACCTCCGTCTCCTGCGGCTGAGCACTTTGGCCCTCTGGAGCAAG ATGTAGGGGATGAGGAGGAGGCTGGGCCTCTCTGCCGCTTCCAAAATTCTCGGGAGAGGTGCAAGTTCCTCGCCCCCTCCATCTCAGTTTCAGTGCCCGAGGATGAACCCTACTACTCTGACGAGGAGTACTATGACCACCCCTTATTCAGCCCTGAGTGGACACTCTCGGGCTCGTGCCCTTCAGGGCAGGCCGCTGCCTTTAGCCAGATTGAAG AAGAAGAGACCATAGAGGCTCTTTCTGCAGCGGAGGAAGATGAGAAcattgcagcagcagcagctttagaggagcaggaggaagaggaggagcagTGGAGTGGGGAGGAGCCTGAGCAGGAACCCATATCCAAGCTCTTAGAGCAGGCAGAGGTGGTAGTCGGGGCCCAGACTTTGCCCTATCTGCAGGCAGAGGACCAAGCAATTAATGCTGGCCCTGGAGCTCGTAATGGGAGCACTGAGGAGGCAGAAAGGGGCGAGTGCCCTGGAAAAG CTGTGAAGATGGATGCAGAAAAGCCATGTGGAGAGAGGGCTACGCCGGTCAGCACGGACTTCGCTCAGTCAGAGGTGAAACCAGAGGATCTCACCTCTTACCAAAGTGTTGTCCCTGATACATCATTACCCAGCCTAAGTGACACAGATGCTTTTGCTGTTTCACCAAATGGTCAGAGCAATGCCAAAGAGCCCACGGTGAATCCTGATCAAAAGGAAGACTCACCAGTCAATATTGAGAAGCAAGCTCCTACAGATGCAGTTTCTTTAGACTCAAGTATGTCTCAAACACACGTGATGCAATTACTAGAAGTGGAATCTACATCTACTGGAGACAAGCAGCTAGATGTTATAGCAAGTGCCAAAAGTCTAGAAGTGCCTGGAACAGAGTCTGCTAGCTCAGATAAACAAGAAGGAACTATGGACAAGTCTGGAATGTCTGCTTATTTTGAAACAACCACACTGAAATCAGAGGAGACGAGGGGACAAGGTGAAGATTATTATGAGCTTAGTACTGCATCAGATGAGACTAAGTCTGCCATTTCCTCAGTTCCAGAAATTAGCTACAGTACCCTAGTTCAATCTCAGTCTATAGGTGAAATTCCTGAAAGTCAAAAGGGTACTGAAGAGCAACAAAAGGTTCTCGCATCATCTGAAAAAAGGGATGATTGCAAGCTCTCTCCTGGAAAGTTGGCCTTGGAGCAAAGAAGTTACTCCCTGAATATCACCATTGGGGCTATGGATCAGAGTGGAGGACAAGGGCGTCCCAGAAACTTCTCCCCATTAGCGACTGACATCATGTCTTATACCAGTGGAAGCCTTGATGAATCTACCGAATGCATTCCTGTCTCGCCATCAGTGGAGAAACTCCCCTCTTTCCCACCACTGATCCTGGAGACATCAGCCTCTGTCACCACTCCATCAGCTTCTCCACCTCATGACACAGTAGCTGATATCAAGACCACAAGTCCACAGCCTGAATCCCCAGGTTCTCCCTTACCTAATAAGTTCAGCTATAAAAATGGTGCTGTGATGGCACAAGATCTACCTGAAATGCTGGACTTGGCAGGTACTCGTACAAGATTAATGTCTGATAACACTGATCCTGAGATTATAAGAAGGAAGTCAGTCCCTGCTGACATGCCTGCCCTAGTGAGTGACTCCTTAGCCCATTTGTTTCAGGGTCAGCGAGTTACAAAAAGCGAGACTCAATTGGAGGAACATGGATACTGTGTTTTTAGTGAGTACTCTGGTCCCATGCCATCTCCAGCGGATGTTCACAGTCCATTGGATTCTCCACCAACACAAATCTTCAACAGAATGAtttcagaagaaaaagagaCCATTCCAAATACAAGTGGACAGGAAAGTCCATCATCTAACGTTCTAAAAGAAGACATTTCCCCAGAAACAGAGGAGGAAAAGGATAcaagagaaaaaatgtgcaaaaataatgaTGCTGGAGCAGAGCAGCCAAGCAATCAAGTTAAAACGTTTGCCACTCcaactgttactgttactctggAAGGCGTGAAAACAGATCTTGATGAAGAGGCCAAACTTGCAGCTGAACAGGAGGCTGAAATAGCTGATTATGAGAGGCAAATTCGCAAGCTGGAAATGGAAGACAGACCTTTAAGTGTTGAAGAGGAGAGGGAGCTCCAGGAGCTACGTGAAAAGGTGAAGAATAAGCCAGATTTGGTTCACCAGGAAGCCTATGAGGAGGTAGATGCTGAGGATGTGTACCAGCTTACTGGAGTTGCCAAGGACAGGATTGCTAGACCAATTAAAccatcaccaacatcatcagTGGAGAGTggaacagaagaagaaaaagtacCTGTTGACACAGAGAAAACTAAACAGGCACAAGACGGTCAGAAAGAAGAGCCCGCAAAATTGTCTCCTGCAGAATCTGTCGAGAAACCCAGGAAAGATCAGAACCTCCTACAATCTGACAAGGAGAATGAGACTATTGGAGAAAAATCACAACTGGAAATTGCGATGGCAGAGCAGGCTCCTGTTTCCACTTCAGTGTCACaaagtaaagaagaagaaatagaagTAGCTGAGGAACCTATGGAGTACATGCAAGCAGAAAAAGCAGGTTTAGATTTGCCAAATGTGCCTGAGATACTGGAGAAGGTTGAACCACGGAAGACTGAACAAGATCAGTCTGAAGTAAAACAAATTGAAACAGAGCTTGTTGAGAAAGATGACAAGCCCAAA GTTGTTGAGAAACATGAGGAGCCTAAAGTTGTTGAGACCCATGAGGAGCCTAAAGTTGTTGAGAAACATGAGGAGCCTAAAGTTGTTGAGAAACATGAGGAGCCTAAAGTTGTTGAGACACATGAGGAGCCTAAAGTTGTTGAGACACATGAGGAGCCTAAAGTTGTTGAGAAACATGAGGAGCCTAAAGTTGTTGAGAAAGATGAGGAGCCTAAAGTTGTTGAGAAAGATGAGGAGCCTAAAGTTGTTGAGAAAGATGAGGAGCCTAAAGTTGTTGAGAAAGATGAAGAGTCCAAAGTTGTTGAGAAAGATAAAGAGGACAAAGGTTTTGAGAAAGATGAAGAGCACAATATTGTTGAGAAATATGAGGAGCCACAAAGTGTTCAAAAAGAACAAGAATTCAAAATTGCTGAGAAAGATGAAGAGCCCACAGTCGTTGAGAAACACGAGGAGCCTAAAGTTGTGAAGGACGAAGAGCCTACAGTTGCTGGGAAGGACGAAGAGCCAAAAGTTGTTAAGAAAGATAACGAGCCGTCGTTTGTTGAGAAAGATGAAGAGCCCAAAGTTGTTGAGAACGACGAAGAGACCAGAGTTGTGGAAAAAGATGAAGAGCCCGAAGTTGTTGACAAGCATGAAGAAACTGGACttgaaaaagatgaaaagacAGGACTTGTGAAAGATAAAGTGGAAGAGCATGACGAGTTGGAAGGGGCAGGGGCAGCGGTACAAGAAACCATAGAGCCCCGAGCTGCCATTGAGTCTATTGTAACCGTGGAAGATGACTTTATTACTGTGGTGCAGACCATTGATGAACGAGAAGTACCTGGGCACAGCGTACGTTTCTCCACTCCTCCTGAAGAAGAATCACCACAAATGCTTCgagatgaagaggaggaagaagactCTATTGAAATGGCTCAAGAAGCAGAAATGGAGGCTGCTAGCCTAGAGGAAGTCCAGGATGCTCCTGAAGCTGTACAGGCCCCTGTGTGTCCTCCTAAGGAGGTTCCAGAGAGCGAGTGTCCTACTGAGAGCTATGATGACTACAAGGATGAAACCACTATCGATGACTCCATCTTAGACAGCTCCTGGATAGACACTCAAG ATGATGATAAGAGCATGGCCACAGAGAAAATTGAGCCTCTTCCAAGAATATTAAGCCCTGCCAAGAAGCCCTCTACCGAGAAGCCAGTCAAACAGAAGCCTAAATCAGGCAGAGCCAAAGGCCGAATTTCCACACCGGAACGCAAACCCATCTGGAAAGATCCGGGACCGGTCCAAAAAGGGgatctgaagaagaaaaaag CTGTGATTAAGAAGGTTGAGgtcacaaaaaaatctgaaaatcagAGCCGTTCTCCCTCCAGGAAGAGTGTTTTAAAGGCCGCCGTAAGGCATCCTAGAGCTACCCAACATCACATCTGTGCTAAGCGGAAACCCACAG taTCAGCAGACGGACGGCTGACGTTCAGCTCGGTGCGTCATTCCAGAGACAGGGCGTCT ACCCCCAACCCGACTTCACTAACTAAGATCCCCACCTGTAAAACACGGGCGTCGGCTCTTCCTCAGCCCCGCCTGAACTCCACCTGCTCCTACAATAAAACAAGCTTATTGGTGGAGTTCGAAGGGCCCCGCCCCTTCTCAGCAGGGCCTCAAGATTCCATCTCAATTAACAATTTAGAAAAG GACGGAGGATCTCGGAGCCCCGAGAAGAGATCGTCTCTGCCTCGACCAGCCTCTATTCTGACTCGACGCGCTTACACTAGCGAATACGAGGAGAGCTCCACCTCCATCACTAGCTCTGGATCGACTGCACCACGCAGGCCCACAT CTTTCCAGACTGAAGTCAGAGCTGAACACAGGACAGGTCGATCTGCCAGTATGACAG GCACCGAGTCCGTGCGTTCCCGCTCCGCTCGCTCCGGCACCTCCACTCCCCGCACTCCCGGCTCCACGGCCATCACTCCCGGCACTCCTCCCAGCACATCCTGTCGCACCCCAGGCACCCCACGCACCCCGGGCACCCCCAAATCCCTCAGCCTTCTCTCACAGGAGCAGAAGGTGGCCATTCTTCGTACGCCTCCGAAGTCTCCTGTCACTGGATCCAAGCAGCTGCGTGTCCTCAACCAACCCATGCCTGACCTCAAGAACGTCAGGGCCAAGATCGGATCCACGGATAACATCAAGTACCAGCCTAAAGGAGGACTG ATTCAAATTTCAAACAAGAAGCTGGACTTCAGTCATGTGCAATCAAAATGTGGGTCCAAGGATAACCTGAAGTTTTCACCCCTTGGAGGCAAT GTTCAGATTCAATCGAAGAAGCTCGATCTCAGCCACGTGACCTCCAAGTGCGGCTCTATGGATAACATCCACCACAAGCCAG